CAGCGGTAAATAAACGACCCGTAGTGGAAACGCCACAAATGATTGTCCTTTTTCAAATAACAGGTCAATGTAACGTTTCCACGACAGGCGTTCTTCTTTTGAAAGGGTATACCTTCTATTTTCCATTCTTTTTGTTTCCACCCAACTCTTTCTTCAGATATAAATCCAAAGCAGCTGTCATTGAAGGAGCTTCAGGTGTGGGCGCTTCCACATCCAATCGAAGGCCGGCATCCTTAACAGCTTTTGCCGTCGTAGGTCCGAAGCACCCGATTTTGATATCCTCCTGCTTAAAATCCGGGAAATTTTTCAACAAAGAAGAAATACCTGAAGGACTAAAAAATACCAACATATCGTAATCGAATTTCTCATCTTTAGCAAATTCGTTACTAACAGTTCTATACATAACCGCCTTTACATAGCTGATTTTTTTAGCTTCAAGCAAACTCAACAAATCATCCTTATGCACGTCAGAAACCGGCACCAGATATTTTTCCTTTGCATGTTTTGCAATAACAGTCACCAGATCTTCAGGCTTTCCAGTCTGACCGAAAAATATTTTACGCTTCCTGTATACAATATACTTCTGAAGGTAAACTGCAATAGCTTCCGTCATACAGAAATATTTCATTGTTTCCGGAATAGTGACA
This is a stretch of genomic DNA from Parabacteroides chongii. It encodes these proteins:
- a CDS encoding uroporphyrinogen-III synthase, with translation MNIKKLLVSQPKPASEKSPYFDIAEKYGVEIDFRPFIKVEALSSKEFRQQRISILDYSAVIFTARTAIDHFFHLCEELRVTIPETMKYFCMTEAIAVYLQKYIVYRKRKIFFGQTGKPEDLVTVIAKHAKEKYLVPVSDVHKDDLLSLLEAKKISYVKAVMYRTVSNEFAKDEKFDYDMLVFFSPSGISSLLKNFPDFKQEDIKIGCFGPTTAKAVKDAGLRLDVEAPTPEAPSMTAALDLYLKKELGGNKKNGK